From a region of the Cucumis sativus cultivar 9930 chromosome 6, Cucumber_9930_V3, whole genome shotgun sequence genome:
- the LOC101216113 gene encoding uncharacterized protein At1g03900, producing the protein MEEQQQKTPKNQEIQDDHEDNEAIELVLFQVPECYVYLIPPRKTAASYRADEWDVNKWAWEGKLKVLSKGEECIIRLEDKSTGELYARAFLRDGEKHPVEPVIDSSRYFVLRVEENIDGRLRHAFIGIGFRERTEAYDFQAALHDHMKYLNKKKSAEEMEQQFQNTSSVDYSLKDGETIVLQLKSRKSTSNVKKSTELDHVKVSSLEEEGNTKKDSIFCIRPPPPPPAPLSPVASQKSPKNLPPNINLEEPSKQKDTEPAKEDTNDAEVQSTLDIPDDDFGDFQTAA; encoded by the exons ATGGAGGAGCAGCAGCAGAAGACGCCGAAGAATCAAGAAATCCAAGATGATCACGAAGACAATGAAGCAATTGAGCTTGTTCTCTTTCAAGTTCCGGAATGTTATGTCTATTTG ATACCGCCAAGAAAAACTGCAGCTTCCTACAG GGCTGATGAATGGGATGTGAATAAATGGGCTTGGGAGGGAAAACTAAAAGTCCTTAGCAAGGGAGAAGAATGCATTATCAGACTTGAAGATAAGAGCACAG gTGAGTTATATGCTCGGGCGTTCTTGAGAGATGGAGAAAAGCATCCAGTTGAACCTGTAATTGATAGCAGCAG ATATTTTGTTCTTCGCGTGGAAGAGAATATTG ATGGTCGCCTCCGGCACGCATTTATTGGCATAGGATTTCGAGAAAGAACCGAGGCTTATGACTTCCAAGCAGCTTTGCACGATCATATGAA ATATCTCAACAAAAAGAAGAGTGCAGAAGAGATGGAACAACAGTTCCAGAATACATCCTCGGTTGATTATAGTTTGAAAGACGGGGAGACTATAGTACTTCAATTAAAAAGCAGA AAAAGCACTAGCAACGTCAAGAAGTCTACTGAGCTGGATCATGTGAAAGTTTCCTCattagaagaagaaggcaacacaaaaaaagattcaattttttgtatCAGACCGCCTCCACCTCCTCCAGCTCCACTTTCACCTGTTGCATCCCAAAAATCTCCTAAAAATCTACCACCAAATATCAATTTGGAAGAACCTTCTAAGCAAAAAGATACGGAACCTGCAAAAGAAGACACCAATGATGCTGAAGTTCAAAGCACACTTGATATACCTGACGACGATTTTGGAGATTTCCAGACAGCTGCGTGA